The Mycolicibacterium doricum genome includes a region encoding these proteins:
- a CDS encoding ANTAR domain-containing response regulator, with translation MTGSPTDAPTPHRVLIAEDEALIRMDLAEMLRDEGYEIVGEAGDGQEAVELAEALNPDLVIMDVKMPRRDGIDAASEIASKRIAPIVILTAFSQRDLVEKARDAGAMAYLVKPFNVNDLIPAIEVAVSRFSEIHALEEEVATLSDRLETRKLVERAKGLLQVNQGMTEPEAFKWIQRAAMDRRTTMKRVAEVVLETLDSPKSEPSAG, from the coding sequence ATGACCGGCTCACCGACCGACGCGCCGACTCCGCATCGCGTGCTCATCGCCGAAGACGAGGCGCTCATCCGGATGGACCTTGCCGAGATGCTGCGCGACGAGGGTTACGAGATCGTCGGTGAGGCCGGTGACGGGCAGGAGGCCGTGGAACTGGCTGAGGCGCTCAACCCCGACCTGGTCATCATGGACGTGAAGATGCCGCGTCGCGACGGTATCGACGCCGCGTCGGAGATCGCGAGCAAGCGGATCGCCCCGATCGTCATCCTGACCGCCTTCAGCCAGCGTGACCTCGTCGAGAAGGCCCGCGACGCGGGGGCGATGGCCTATCTCGTCAAACCGTTCAACGTCAACGACCTGATCCCGGCCATCGAGGTGGCCGTCAGCCGCTTCAGCGAGATCCACGCCCTCGAGGAAGAGGTCGCGACGCTCTCGGATCGGCTCGAGACGCGCAAGCTCGTCGAGAGGGCGAAGGGTCTGCTGCAGGTGAACCAGGGGATGACCGAACCGGAAGCCTTCAAGTGGATTCAGCGTGCGGCAATGGACCGCAGAACCACCATGAAGCGGGTGGCCGAGGTCGTGCTCGAGACGTTGGACAGCCCGAAGAGTGAGCCGTCGGCCGGCTAG
- a CDS encoding branched-chain amino acid ABC transporter permease produces MIAECVDQSACLAANITFNLEGLQNGFWQLTIDGLSWGAIYALVAVGYTLVFGVLRLINFAHSEIFMLGMFGAYFCLDFILGFTPSGNAYNKGIALTVLYLVIAMLFAMLVSGSAAVGLEAVAYRPLRRRGARPLTFLITAIGMSFVLQEFVHFILPKIIEGYGGSNAQQPITLVQPKTQFEIFGASVSNVTLVIIGAALFFALLTDIAINRTKFGRGIRAVAQDPNTATLMGVSRERVIMLTFMIGGLLAGAAALLYTLKVPQGIIYSGGFLLGIKAFSAAVLGGIGNLRGALLGGLILGVMENYGQAVFGTQWRDVVAFVLLVLVLLFRPTGILGESLGKARV; encoded by the coding sequence ATGATCGCCGAGTGCGTCGACCAGTCCGCCTGTCTGGCGGCCAACATCACGTTCAACCTGGAAGGCCTGCAAAACGGCTTCTGGCAGTTGACCATCGACGGGCTGTCCTGGGGTGCCATCTACGCTCTGGTGGCGGTCGGCTACACGTTGGTGTTCGGCGTGCTGCGGCTGATCAACTTCGCACACTCCGAGATCTTCATGTTGGGGATGTTCGGCGCCTACTTCTGCCTGGATTTCATCCTCGGCTTCACCCCGTCGGGCAACGCCTACAACAAGGGCATCGCGTTGACGGTGCTGTATCTGGTGATCGCGATGCTGTTCGCGATGTTGGTGTCCGGTTCGGCGGCCGTCGGTCTGGAGGCGGTGGCCTACCGCCCGCTGCGAAGACGCGGAGCGCGGCCGTTGACGTTCCTGATCACGGCCATCGGCATGTCGTTCGTGCTGCAGGAATTCGTCCACTTCATCCTGCCGAAGATCATCGAGGGCTATGGCGGTAGTAACGCCCAGCAGCCGATCACGCTGGTGCAACCGAAGACCCAGTTCGAGATCTTCGGCGCGTCGGTCTCCAACGTCACGTTGGTGATCATCGGCGCGGCCCTGTTCTTCGCGCTGCTGACCGACATCGCCATCAACCGGACGAAGTTCGGACGCGGCATCCGCGCGGTGGCACAGGATCCGAACACCGCGACGCTGATGGGGGTGTCACGGGAACGGGTGATCATGCTGACGTTCATGATCGGTGGTCTGCTCGCCGGTGCGGCCGCATTGCTGTACACCCTCAAAGTGCCGCAGGGCATCATCTACTCTGGGGGTTTTCTGCTCGGCATCAAGGCGTTCTCGGCCGCGGTGCTCGGCGGCATCGGCAACCTGCGCGGCGCGTTGCTCGGAGGGCTCATTCTGGGAGTCATGGAGAACTACGGGCAGGCGGTGTTCGGCACTCAGTGGCGTGACGTGGTCGCCTTCGTCCTTCTGGTGCTCGTCCTGCTCTTCCGTCCCACCGGGATACTCGGGGAGAGCCTCGGGAAGGCACGGGTATGA
- a CDS encoding branched-chain amino acid ABC transporter substrate-binding protein has product MRGRVARNAFALGSAGLLALALGGCSQSTPEEEAAQTNLKIVEQVQIDENGAEVKATEGAVPVDPAGDGKATCPPLSIAMAGALNGPDAALGINIKNGVQLAVDKHNSANPGCQVQLKTFDTEGDPQKASAIAPQIVDDQYTIGLVGPAFSGETNATGDVFNQAGLVAATASATNVTLSEKGWRTFFRGLANDGVQGPSVANYLKNTLGHQKVCVVDDSTDYGLGLAQAVRETLGPVADPACNISVKKGDKDFSAAVTQVKGASPRSVFFSGYYAEAAPFVQQLRDGGFEGIFVSADGTKDPEFVKQAGEASKDALLSCPCGPATGGFAEEYSQKFGQEPGTYSTEGYDLGTILVKGIDSGAITRQALLDYVRNYNGQGVARNYQWTPQGELTSTLIWMYKVQ; this is encoded by the coding sequence GTGCGCGGTCGCGTGGCACGGAACGCATTCGCTCTCGGTAGCGCGGGGCTGTTGGCGCTCGCCCTTGGGGGCTGCAGTCAGTCGACACCGGAAGAAGAAGCGGCGCAGACGAACCTGAAGATCGTCGAGCAGGTCCAGATCGACGAGAACGGCGCGGAGGTCAAGGCTACTGAGGGAGCCGTCCCGGTGGATCCGGCCGGTGACGGCAAGGCGACCTGTCCGCCGCTGTCCATCGCGATGGCCGGCGCCCTCAACGGACCGGATGCGGCCCTGGGCATCAACATCAAGAACGGCGTGCAACTGGCCGTCGACAAGCACAACTCCGCCAACCCGGGCTGCCAGGTCCAGCTCAAGACGTTCGACACGGAAGGGGACCCGCAGAAGGCCAGCGCGATCGCACCGCAAATCGTCGACGACCAGTACACGATCGGCCTTGTTGGCCCGGCGTTCTCGGGTGAGACGAACGCGACCGGCGACGTGTTCAATCAGGCCGGCCTGGTCGCGGCGACCGCCTCGGCCACCAACGTCACGCTGTCGGAGAAGGGGTGGCGGACCTTCTTCCGCGGCCTCGCCAACGACGGTGTGCAGGGTCCGTCGGTCGCCAACTATCTGAAGAACACGCTCGGCCATCAGAAGGTCTGCGTCGTCGACGACAGCACCGACTACGGTCTGGGCCTCGCCCAGGCCGTGCGCGAGACGCTCGGACCCGTCGCTGATCCGGCGTGCAACATCTCGGTGAAGAAGGGCGACAAGGATTTCTCGGCCGCCGTCACCCAGGTCAAGGGTGCGAGCCCACGATCGGTGTTCTTCAGCGGTTACTACGCCGAGGCGGCGCCGTTCGTGCAGCAGCTTAGGGACGGCGGATTCGAGGGCATCTTCGTCAGCGCCGACGGCACGAAGGACCCCGAGTTCGTCAAGCAGGCCGGTGAGGCGTCCAAGGACGCCCTGCTGTCCTGCCCGTGCGGCCCGGCCACCGGCGGCTTCGCCGAGGAGTACAGCCAGAAGTTCGGCCAGGAGCCCGGCACCTACAGCACCGAGGGCTACGACCTCGGCACCATCCTGGTCAAGGGAATCGACTCCGGGGCCATCACGCGTCAGGCGCTGCTGGACTACGTGCGCAACTACAACGGCCAGGGCGTGGCCCGCAACTACCAATGGACACCGCAGGGTGAGCTCACCAGCACGCTGATCTGGATGTACAAGGTCCAGTGA